The Schistocerca piceifrons isolate TAMUIC-IGC-003096 chromosome 5, iqSchPice1.1, whole genome shotgun sequence genome has a segment encoding these proteins:
- the LOC124798749 gene encoding uncharacterized protein LOC124798749, which produces MSVKEALCIVSKVFEGNKKDLREFIENVDAAFDLVKPEEHETLLKFVKAKITGEARSRLQVRERTGTWQEVKHVLEENYASKRTIDYYACKIFQARQGQGEPIAMWASRIDEMQRDFREAVNRVTARENLKGAIELVDSLGRACFIQGLSNNRIQTIVRSRGDEITLAAAVELALQGESAILSMRERGLAPRVTYTRNKEAVKNVRESKELKCFNCGLRGHIASKCRKSRPEHRVRAMTGKEYTNFCYGCDKPGHTDMECRVRLRKVHPIDVREFRGNHRETDGGLREWRCPQCNLPGNCGVPCTRVKDVACFKCKRQGHYAKDSHEGPWHAWRKGRVPVSSKTGKVVQGN; this is translated from the coding sequence ATGTCAGTGAAAGAGGCCCTATGTATTGTGTCGAAAGTTTTCGAAGGGAACAAGAAGGATTTAAGAGAATTTATCGAAAATGTAGATGCAGCTTTTGATTTAGTAAAGCCTGAGGAACACGAAACATTATTGAAGTTCGTTAAAGCGAAGATAACTGGTGAGGCCAGGTCGAGATTGCAGGTGCGTGAACGCACAGGTACGTGGCAAGAGGTGAAACACGTTTTAGAGGAAAATTATGCCAGTAAGCGTACTATAGACTACTACGCATGTAAAATTTTCCAAGCCAGACAGGGACAAGGGGAACCGATAGCAATGTGGGCAAGCAGAATTGATGAAATGCAGAGAGACTTCCGCGAAGCGGTAAACAGAGTTACGGCCAGAGAAAACTTGAAAGGTGCAATAGAACTAGTTGACTCCTTAGGAAGAGCGTGTTTTATACAGGGTTTAAGTAATAACAGAATACAAACAATAGTGAGAAGTAGAGGCGATGAAATCACGTTGGCAGCAGCAGTGGAGTTGGCACTGCAGGGGGAGAGTGCGATATTGTCCATGAGAGAGCGGGGACTAGCCCCGAGGGTAACGTACACTCGAAATAAGGAAGCTGTAAAAAACGTGAGAGAAAGTAAAGAGTTGAAATGTTTCAATTGTGGGCTGAGAGGTCACATAGCGAGCAAGTGTAGGAAAAGCAGGCCAGAGCATAGAGTACGAGCCATGACAGGTAAAGAATATACAAACTTTTGCTATGGGTGTGACAAGCCGGGACACACAGACATGGAATGCAGGGTGCGGTTAAGGAAAGTTCACCCGATAGATGTAAGGGAATTCAGAGGGAATCATAGAGAAACCGATGGAGGGTTACGAGAGTGGAGATGTCCACAGTGTAATTTACCAGGGAACTGCGGAGTTCCGTGCACAAGAGTAAAAGATGTCGCGTGCTTTAAGTGTAAGCGGCAGGGCCACTACGCGAAAGACAGCCACGAAGGGCCCTGGCACGCCTGGAGAAAAGGCAGGGTGCCAGTATCGAGCAAAACAGGAAAGGTAGTACAGGGAAACTAA
- the LOC124798359 gene encoding RNA polymerase II transcriptional coactivator, producing MPKKTKDEDSSSSDSGPDDVNPPPSKKSKGASSAPKGKSGGGGGGGSGDDEHKWLLEKKRFVTVREFRGQVYVDIREYYENDGELKPGKKGISLTASAWRKLLSLSDDIDEALKQMC from the exons ATGCCCAAGAAGACGAAGGATGAAGATTCATCATCGTCAGATTCTGGCCCAGACGAT gTGAATCCACCACCATCTAAAAAGAGTAAGGGTGCCAGTTCAGCACCAAAAGGGAAAAGTGGTGGGGGAGGTGGTGGGGGCAGTGGTGATGATGAGCACAAGTGGCTGTTGGAAAAGAAGAGGTTTGTCACTGTGCGTGAATTTAGGGGCCAAGTTTATGTGGATATCAGAGAGTACTATGAAAATGATGGTGAACTAAAACCAGGAAAGAAAG GAATTAGCCTGACAGCAAGTGCTTGGCGGAAATTGCTGTCCTTATCCGATGACATAGATGAAGCCCTGAAGCAGATGTGCTAG